AGGCTAGAGTGGAACGTTTTGAATCCGCCGTCTATGTTTTAATTGAGCTCACACGCACCTGTGTGGCTAACCGTGTGATTAGTGCAAagaagaaagttgaaaattcgctCGCTGCGCGCGTAGTGTTTCCCGTCGGGGGGAGAATCCAATCAACGAAAGTGAAATCAGTGTGTGATTATGTGCCTTGGTGCCACTGCACCAtcgtgaaaataaataaaacaaacgcgGCGAGACTTGTGTAGCTTCTCCCGTCGGGGGGAGAGCTAAACGAAAGAAAAAGCAGTAAATTGAAAAGTGACTCGCATTCCTAGTGTAGAACAATGGCCGAGGAAGAACTAAGTAAAGTGTGGATGCGGCAGTTGACTGCCCTAGAAGGGTCCGTCAACGAGATCGCGGTGCTGGTTGACCAGCGCAGCGACGCTAACCCTCCGGAAGTGGAGGAAATTGCAGTCTAGCAAAATCCCGTCTGGATTCGGAAACCGCATCCAGGCTGGAGGAGAGATTAGACATACATCGTGTCTACACTTGGACAGAATTCAAGGAAGAGTTGGAGAAGCGAGCCAACCAATTAGCGTGCCGAACCGATATCGACGAATCGAAATCGCGCAACACCAAGACGGTAGCAGCAGCTGCCATCACCCAACCCCAGCGTAGGGAAATCAAAACGCAACCGCAATCCTGTTTCGCGTGCAATGAGAAAGGGCACGCGATCTGGCACTGCACCGAATTCAAAGCGCTGCCTGTACCGCAAAGATGGGATAGGACCAAAAGAGCCGGTCGGTGTTTCAATTGTTTGTCTTGGGGACACTCCGTCCAAAATTGTTCATCCAAAAAGCGGTGTTCAGAATGCGGAGAAGCACACCACACATTGCTACATCCAGTGGATGCGGTTCCAGAGAAGAAGCCGGCGGCTGACCCAGCCGTTGTGGCCTCAACCAGCAGTAACAACTGACTACATGGCAGTTACGTATTCTTGGCAACAGCCGAGATCAACATTAAAGGTGCGTCCGACTGGTATCGAGTTAGGTGCCTATTGGACTCCGGTAGTCAGGTGGAGTCTATCACGGAAGCAGCCGCGCAGACTCTAGGACTACCGTACGCACGGAGCGACGTGCAACTTGTTGGCATTGGCGGAAGGGTCAATGCTTCCAGAAAGATTACAACCGTAATCTCCTCCAGATGCGGAAGCTTCGCTATGGAGGTAAGTTTAGTTTTGGTTCCGCACCTTTTAGACGACCAGCCCAGCATTCGGCTGGAAGCGAAGGATGTGAGTGTTCCGTCAAACATTGAGTTAGCGGACCCCACATTCTACAAGAGAAGAGGCATCGAGATTATACTCGGTGCCCGAGTACTATTCCAGATTCTGAGCCCCAGACAAATCCAATGTACAAATGGCCCGAATCTTCAGGAGTCAGCCTTAGGCTGGCTTGTTGGCGGACTAGTTTCGCTACGGTCAACCCGGAAAGCAGTAATGACTGTTGCCACCGTTAGTACAAATGAGATCCAAGAAGAAGAGGACCCCGATGGGAAATTGGATATTCTCTTCAAGAGGTTTTGGGCCTTGGAGGAGGTAACTTCTGCGGAAGCGAAGTCCACCTCTGACCAGGTAAACCTATGCGAGGAGCACTTCCTCCAGCACACCAAGATAGGGGCAGATGGCAAATATATTGTGTGCCTCCCTTTCAACGACAAGCCCATTCAACTGGGTGATTCCTACGAGCAAGCAAGAAGACGCTTGTTCTCGCTAGAAAGGAAACTCACGCGAACTCCGGAAGTATACGAGCAATACAGAGAGTTCCTGAAAGAGTATCTGACATTAAATCATATGGAAGTTGTAGAACCAAAGGATTATCAAAAAATCCGCTACTTCATACCACACTCATGTGTCATCAAGCCAGATTCTTCATCAACCAAGCTTCGCGTGGTATTTGATGCAAGCGCTGAGGCATCAAATGGACATTCCTTGAATGACATGCTGCGTAGTGGACCAGCGATCCAAACGGAGCAATTCGATTTGCTCCTGGACTTTCGCTGCCATGACAAGGTGCTAATGGCCGACATCGCGAAGATGTATCGGCAAGTCCATGTCCACGAAACGGACTCGTGGTACCAGTGCATCGCCTGGAGGGATAATCCTTCGGAAGCGATTCAGGCTTATCGCCTCAAAACAGTGACTTATGGCGAGGCGGCATCCTCATTCCTAGCATGTCGCGCTCTACACCAAGTCGGAGAAGAAATCCGATCGCATCAGCCGAGCATTGCTGATATTATTCAGAAATGTTTCTACGTCGACAATTTGATGATGGGGGGAAATTCAGCAGAAGGTCTTCTGAGTCAACGAAAAGCCGTGGAGGCCGCTCTTCTGCAGCGAGGCTTTCCCTTACGGAAATGGGCATCCAACGATGCCAGCATCATAGAAGATGTACCTGCCGACGATCTCGAAAAGGAGATCAACATCGGAAATCACGATGTGATTAAAACCCTAGGCGTGGCCTGGTCTCCACGCGGAGATACCTTTCGATTCCTAGTGGAGGACCGCAATGCAAGCAAGCAAACTATTACCAAGAGGCAGCTAGCCTCGGAGGTGCTCAGATTATATGATCCGTTGGGCATAATGCAACCGGTCATCATTACAGCAAAAATATTGCTGCAGAGCTTGTGGAAAACCAAGCTCGGTTGGGAGGACCAGATCCCACCAGAAACTTTGCACGAATGGCAGCAACTGAAGAAAACGCTGCCGAAGTTGGCGGAACTAGAGTTCCCGCGTCAAGCCATCCCGAGTAACGTAGCACACTTGGAGCTGCACGGTTTCTCGGACGCTTCTATTCGCGCTTATGGAGGCGCAATTTATGCCTTTGCCATAGACACGCAAGGTGCTTTGTGCAAAGTCGCGTGTAGTCCCGATGAAGGACCTCACTCTTCCTCGAAAGGAATTAATTGGAGCCAAATTGTTGGCAGAGTTGATGAGCCGCGTGATCGGCATCATACCACAACACATTAACAAGGTTCACTACTGGTGCGACTCGCAAGTAGTGTTGTCCTGGATACACGCAAACGATCAACACGCCGAGGTGTATGTTCGAAATCGTGTGAAAATCATTCAACAATTAACAAACAAGATGAGCTGGAGGTACATCCCCACCGACCAGAACCCAGCGGATGTGATCTCCAGAGGAATCTCAGTGAGGAAACTGTTGACCACCAAGAAGCAGCTGTGGCTGCATGCCACCCCGTATGCACTAGAGGTACATCCAGAAATTCAAGTATGCGCAATTCAGCAAGCGCCGACCATCGACCACACTCTGCATGATCCTGACCCAGAAGATTATATCCAGAGTTACAAGTACTGCAATTCTTTCCGAAGGACCAGAAGGCATTTCGCCTTAATACAGCGCGCCATAAGCAATTTTAAGGCAAAAGCTACAAGTTCTATTAATTCTGAACAACTCCTACAAACCATGACCGGCCCTCTAACTGTTGAAGAGCTGGAAGCAGGACTACATCTAGTCATCAAAAATATGCAATCCGTCTGCCTAGGACAAGAGCTGAAGAGCATCGGTTTACACGGCATTCCTACAAAGCAGGGCCCCCTGCAGCACCTCAATCCTATGCTGGCAGGTGGCCTCATTCGAGTAACAGGCAGGTTAAACTTAGCAGACTTGCCTGAAGAACAGCGACATCCAATATTCATTCCGAGGGAGCATCCGTTTGCACGAATCATCCTTGTGCATCTACATCGCTCCAATAACCACGCCGGTCTGGAAATAGTCTTGGCCGAATTTCAACGAAGCTATTGGATGAAGGGATTGCGGAAAACAACCCAATCCGTCCTTCAAAAATGCGTACTCTGCGTACGGGCAAGGCCTCGCAGGGCGAAAATGAGGCTTACCGTTTACGCCTGCCTGTTTGTGTGCTTTTCGACCAAAGCAGTGCATATCGAGGTGGTGGAGGATCAATCCACCGGGGCCTTCTTAGCCGCCTTGATACGGTTTGTATCAGTGCGTGGTACACCGGAGGTGATATACTCCGACAACGGCCGCAACTTCGTCGGAGCCAGCCGCGAACTTGCAGAACTGAGCAAAGTATATAACTCGGAGTTGTTCCAAAACGAACTCATAGGGATAGCAGCTGAGGAAGGAATACGCTTTTCCTTCATCCCTCCGAGAAGCCCTAATTTCGGAGGTCTGTGGGAGGCCAACATAAAAGTGGCCAAAAGACTCTTCACCGCAGCCGCTCGTGGATCCAGCTTTAATATATTGGAGATTCAGACGGTGTTCTACCAAGTATCAGCGATAATGAATTCACGTCCGCTGACCTCAATTTTCTCCGACGCCGGAGCTCCGGAACCTTTAACACCAGGGCACTTCCTAATAGGAAGAGCCATGACTACTATACCCATCCCGGCAAGCCACTTAGAACAGCAAAACTTAGTTATGCGCTGGAAGCGCATTCAACGCCAAACCGCACAATTCTGGCGTAGATGGCAAAATGAATATTTGCAGCATTTGCGCTGTATCTTCAAGTGGACAAAAAGGCAACCTAACTTGAAGCCAGGTCAAATCGTATTGATTGGAGACGATAACAACCCCGTGGCAAAGTGGCCCATGGGAATCGTAACTCACACCAAACCCGGAAAGGATGGAGTTGTGCGGGTAGCAACGGTACGCACAGCTTCAGGTATCTACACACGAAATGTTCGGGCTTTGGCACCACTGCCCATCGACATTACCGAAAGTCAAGTAGGCGAATCAGTCGAACCATCTCAATTTGATTCTTCAGAAATAGTGAATAAACCACACCATGAAGTACGCGAGCAAGGGCCAGTACCTGAAAACGAAGAAGACCCACCACCCCTGGCTATGAGTAGCAATGTTTGGAGCGACAGACTTCGCTCCAAAGGGGGGAGAAAATGGAGCGGTTAAGGTAACCCTGCATAGCTGCAGAAGTTACCACAACATCCGAAGTGGTACGTCAGCACTTAATGTGCTACTTGCCGCGAAGGAAAATAGGAAACAGTAAGACCAAACTGTGGTCGAAATaacaaacatcaaatttgtCAGCACAAAATGTGCTATCAACGATGGCGCGGACTCAACGACCGAGCTCGCGCACCCAGCCAACCCAGCAGCAACAATGTTGCATTCATTTCGTGAATAGCAGCCAGAAACCTGAGACGCAATTCGAGATGTGGCCGTTTACAATGGAATCGCCACCCGAAGTCGCCGTGGAGAATAACATCTCCACTCACAACATTGTGGGCTACTCTGTGGACGCCCTGTTCATCATCGCGgcgatcatcatcgtcatcgtctggCGTTGGCGCAGGAATGCGCGACGCCTGAAACAACTGGAGGGCGCAGCGACGAAGCTGCGTCAGCAAACTTTAAACAACTCTGTATGATACAGTAAAATAAATTCCAGTCTTTTTAAGTCTCTCTAACCGTTGTGTCGCGGTTTTCTGTTCCGATGACATTTCTGTGTTAAACCCTTGCGGGAGCGGGGTTTTACCTTAATTTCTAATCAGGCTCTTCTGCCTGGAacagatatcttgctcaaattcaaccttcatctaattcaatatcagagaagcattTTCAAATAccttggcacctgttttgacatgttttatcccagatttcacatgAAAGCAATCTCTTCGGCGATAAACGCCCTAGGAGCAACTATTCATCTGAAGTCTTTTATTGATGGTGGCActtcaaaaatcagaaagacccctacttaaaaaaatcatctgataatAACATGAGGAGCATTagtatggaagaaatagaaagcattgaaataatcgcttaagtttttttcattaaaaactcaataaaatattctaccgaatattcgtttggccgaatagttgaaaaggccaATATTCGGTgatcggccgttcgccgaataccgctattcggtacatctctactcgCAATCAAACACCCTTCGTGATGAAATCAAAGAATTTAGAAGCAGCAAGTTGATTTATGTGAAAGTTCTACTTTTTTCTTAAGTAAATGTATAATTTTGGTGGTTTGGTAGTTTTTGTTTTAGACTGAggtatatttttatataaaaaaacagaGACATTTTccaagccagtctaggacaaaaggctagaaaccatgccaaatggttaagtttgaaggaaaaataaaagggGAATAATGCAAAGGgcctacacacaaaactttcgaggccggaaattagcaaaattttgctcaaatttgaccagctaaaatcttagcaatcaatttagcaattttttcgaactaaaattttagcaaacgagcgaaaaatttagccgccgctatttttgctcacttttttagcaaaaaccggagaaaaagatcGCCCGgacctgaaattttaaaatttatggtttttctgTGGTGATTTAGGGGGAATGTTTGATTCTTAAATACAATActtaaatttcattcacttttaatttatttttcacatttttcttaaaaattttgacactttgtaGAACAGAAGTTCCGATCCTGGGGACGCACCTTCCGGCGAGCGGATTGCAATGCCATTCTTACCAACGAATGCACTAAGTTGTGTGTCGGATGGAGCTCGTTGAATTTTCAGTCTCGGCCCTTTCCATTTCCAGACTGTTGaggatttctttttgaagttgtaacctggtagaaaaataataaacaattaaaaagttggaaaatctttataatttataattgatCCTACCTGTACGCTTCCGGCGTCGATTAGGCTAGTATATCGTAGTTGACTTAGCCACCTTTAGGAGCACCAGAATCAAACTTTCGGAACCGCGCTCAATCGtgtcagtttgtttttttcctcccaacacgcggcggctgctgtctgtgCACAAAGCGGCTAAAATACTTTCGTTTAACTAAAATCGAGcaagataaactttaaaattactaaaatcaagtaaatttagctttttgctaactcgatggtaaaaaaatatttttgctaacggtaagtaacagcgaaattttgctaagtggagccccgaaagttttgtgtgtatagctccacttagcaaaatttcgctgttactttcgaTTAGCAAAAAGGGTTATTTTACTAACGCGATagcaaaaagcgaaatttgctttattttagtaattaaaatggcgattttacttgattttagtaaagcGAAAGGTTTTTTAGCCGCTTTGTTtacagacagcagccgccgccagttggcagaaaaataacaaactaaCGCGATAAGGAGCAGTTCCGGAAGCACGATGCTGGGGGTTCTTGCATGTGGTGGCAAAATGGTAGCCAAATCAATTCAGGATGCGCACAGGTAAGTGCCGATCATAAAGTGTACAGATTTTCCGATTttcaaattgcaaaattgtttgtttttttttctagcagttTGCTAATTCCAGCGATATCGAGGGGTTTTTCTGCAACAGTTTGGGAGTGGACAGCTGGAATTTCAACGCGCTGCATCCGGCACAATCATCGGTGCATGAATGACGATCGGGCACTTGGGTTTTAATTAGCCGGAAGGTGCGTTCCTAGGATCCAAAAA
This sequence is a window from Uranotaenia lowii strain MFRU-FL chromosome 3, ASM2978415v1, whole genome shotgun sequence. Protein-coding genes within it:
- the LOC129752472 gene encoding uncharacterized protein LOC129752472, which translates into the protein MAEEELSKVWMRQLTALEGLEERLDIHRVYTWTEFKEELEKRANQLACRTDIDESKSRNTKTVAAAAITQPQRREIKTQPQSCFACNEKGHAIWHCTEFKALPVPQRWDRTKRAGRCFNCLSWGHSVQNCSSKKRCSECGEAHHTLLHPVDAVPEKKPAADPAVVASTSTEINIKGASDWYRVRCLLDSGSQVESITEAAAQTLGLPYARSDVQLVGIGGRVNASRKITTVISSRCGSFAMEVSLVLVPHLLDDQPSIRLEAKDVSVPSNIELADPTFYKRRGIEIILGARVLFQILSPRQIQCTNGPNLQESALGWLVGGLVSLRSTRKAVMTVATVSTNEIQEEEDPDGKLDILFKRFWALEEVTSAEAKSTSDQVNLCEEHFLQHTKIGADGKYIVCLPFNDKPIQLGDSYEQARRRLFSLERKLTRTPEVYEQYREFLKEYLTLNHMEVVEPKDYQKIRYFIPHSCVIKPDSSSTKLRVVFDASAEASNGHSLNDMLRSGPAIQTEQFDLLLDFRCHDKVLMADIAKMYRQVHVHETDSWYQCIAWRDNPSEAIQAYRLKTVTYGEAASSFLACRALHQVGEEIRSHQPSIADIIQKCFYVDNLMMGGNSAEGLLSQRKAVEAALLQRGFPLRKWASNDASIIEDVPADDLEKEINIGNHDVIKTLGVAWSPRGDTFRFLVEDRNASKQTITKRQLASEVLRLYDPLGIMQPVIITAKILLQSLWKTKLGWEDQIPPETLHEWQQLKKTLPKLAELEFPRQAIPSNVAHLELHGFSDASIRAYGGAIYAFAIDTQGALCKVACSPDEGPHSSSKGINWSQIVGRVDEPRDRHHTTTH
- the LOC129752473 gene encoding uncharacterized protein LOC129752473 — its product is MSWRYIPTDQNPADVISRGISVRKLLTTKKQLWLHATPYALEVHPEIQVCAIQQAPTIDHTLHDPDPEDYIQSYKYCNSFRRTRRHFALIQRAISNFKAKATSSINSEQLLQTMTGPLTVEELEAGLHLVIKNMQSVCLGQELKSIGLHGIPTKQGPLQHLNPMLAGGLIRVTGRLNLADLPEEQRHPIFIPREHPFARIILVHLHRSNNHAGLEIVLAEFQRSYWMKGLRKTTQSVLQKCVLCVRARPRRAKMRLTVYACLFVCFSTKAVHIEVVEDQSTGAFLAALIRFVSVRGTPEVIYSDNGRNFVGASRELAELSKVYNSELFQNELIGIAAEEGIRFSFIPPRSPNFGGLWEANIKVAKRLFTAAARGSSFNILEIQTVFYQVSAIMNSRPLTSIFSDAGAPEPLTPGHFLIGRAMTTIPIPASHLEQQNLVMRWKRIQRQTAQFWRRWQNEYLQHLRCIFKWTKRQPNLKPGQIVLIGDDNNPVAKWPMGIVTHTKPGKDGVVRVATVRTASGIYTRNVRALAPLPIDITESQVGESVEPSQFDSSEIVNKPHHEVREQGPVPENEEDPPPLAMSSNVWSDRLRSKGGRKWSG